Genomic segment of Lepidochelys kempii isolate rLepKem1 chromosome 23, rLepKem1.hap2, whole genome shotgun sequence:
AAACTCCACCCTCTTGGGCcctgggggttggggcggggaacggcagagaatagccacagcACAGTGTGCTCTGGCCACGCCCCATAGCCACCCCCTCTGGGTTCTGGGGGGCAGAGGTTCGCCACAGCGCAGCGTGGCTATTCACCCTTTATACCATGCCAGCTGTGGGCAGTTCTCAGGGGGACATTCCTACCCACTCGGTACCCCCAGAGCGCACAGTTGCTGAGATCTAGGGTGCCCCCCCCCAACATCTCTCGCCCTCCATTGCTGGGGAGGGATGTTTCCTGCATGGAGTGGGTGGGGAGGCTAGGTTGGAGGGTTGGTTATTTTCCTTGGCCTCAGGTCGGGCTGGGTCCCTGacggagtgggggggggcagggggagcagatAGAAAATCACAAGCTCCGAGGCTTTGATAACAGTCCACAGCCgagtgggagaggagaggagggatatATACAGAGAAAGCACATGTGTGGGGGTGCCGGGGCGGGGGGTGACTCTTAAAGGGGCGGCCGCCCCTTTGTCCCCCTCCCacggctccctgctcccctaagggGGCTGGGGAGGTCATCCTCTCTTCAGCTCCCGCAGCTTCTCCGCCACCTTCTTCAGTGCATGCTCTATCTGTTCCAGATTCTCCAGCTCCCGTTCCTGGATGGAGAGAAAGCAAGAGGGGCCGTGAGGATGGGGGACCCCCCAGGGCTCATCCCTACCACCCCCCAGGCCACTACATCCAAGCCACCCACCAGGCCTTTCGTTTATCGCCCCCCAAAACCGGGCTTTGCACCTCTGGCTGCCCAGGTGCATTCTGGGATCCCCACAGCacctatcccacaatgcccagggctgggagcgcaGGGGCGTTTGGGCCAATCGTCCACATGGCCACGGGCGGGGGGAGGATGGAGCGAGGAGGCCCAACTGACCCCAATGCGCTTGCAATGCTGCAGGCTGCCTCGTCTCCCCTCCACCCAGCTGGCCCTGCAGCTGCGGAGCCAGGTGGGAAACTTTGCAGGGTTCGTCACGAGGAGGAAACAGACCTTGGGAGGCGCGTAGCGAAAAATGGGAGAGCCCCACCGCAGAAGAGCCCATAGCCCCGGGTCAGAGCACTGAGCTGGGAATCCAGCATCGGGCCCCTGCTCAgcttgatttggagcagggactcgaacctggatctggcccatgccagctggtgGCCTTAGCCACCGGGCTACTGACGCTGGGGCACGGCGTCCCCTGGTTCTGACCACAAATTCCCTCCTGGGACGCTGACAAAACTTGGGTGGCAACTGGGCCGTTCcactgaaaaattcccagccGGCTCCTTTCTGCCCACGGAGGGCCAGACCCCCGGGGCTCCCGAAGGCCGTGGGAGCTGGAGGTATGCAGGGAAGATTTTTTTCATGGGCACAAAGGCCGTTTAGCTGCCCACCTCCTGGCTTTCAGCTGCTCAGTCCTGAGAGCTGGCAGGCTCCCAGGCTGGAGGCTACCCCCAGGATCACTAGCCATGTAGCCCATGGAAAAGGGCTAAGTGCTGACCTTGTCCTTCTTGGCCtccctctcttcttcctcttcctcctcctcctcctcttcctcttcttcctcctcctcttccgcCTCCTCCTGGTGGCCCCAGTGCTTGCCCTTCAGGTGTCCCGCCTCGTCCTCATGGTGCCTCTTCTTCAGCACGTGGCCGGGTGGCCCGTGGTGGTGGCTgtgcctctcctccccctccttccacagCTGCCCGTCCCCGCGGAGGTGGCTCTTCGAGTTGGAGATTTTAACGCCCTTCTCCTCTGCCTCAAACTGGGCCGTCTCCTCGTCACTGGCCTTCTCGGCCATCCGCTTAGCTGGGCCGCCTTTCCGCTGGGCCGGGCCCGATCgcttttcctcttcctcctcctcctcctcctcctcttcctcctcctcctcttcctcctgctcccagTCCTCTAGCCCCCCACGGTGCCGGCCTCCATGGTGGTACGGCAGCTCCTCCTCTGAACTGTCCTCTTGGCTGAAGTGCCTCTTGGCTGGCGGCCCCGTTTTCTTGCTGGCCCTGGGGCCCTGGGTCTCCCGCAGCTTGGGCGATGTCCGCCTCACCTCCTCgtgcctcctcttcctctcctcctcctcttcctcgccCTCAAGGATCTCTTTGGCCTCCTCCTCCACCTGGGTGCTGTCCTTCCCTTGCGAGACCTTCTCCTCCTTCACCTTCTCCTCAATCTTCTCCGTCTTCTCATACTCCTCCTTCCGGGCCTCgccctccttctcctccatcGTCTCGGAGGCGGCCGAGCTATGCTGGAGGGACTTGTCCTGCTTCCTCAGCTCGTCCCCCACGGGGCCCTCCTCTGGCTCGTGCCAGGCGCCACGGCTCGGGTGGTGGTGGGCATTCTCTAGGGGCAGAGAGGAGAACAGTGAGCTGTTCCCACCTCGTGGCAGTCCTGACCCCATTGGGGATGGGTGGACACAGGCCAGGGGACCCCATTCACACAGCAAGGCCCGTGTCCACAAACTGCCCATGCACCCTGGTCCCCCATCGTCCGGGTGCCCCAGCCCTACCCCGTCTCCAGACACCTCTCTCTTGGCTTCTCCGCTCGGAGTGTCAGCTTTGGTGGCGAGTGGGATATTGCCCTAATGCCCTGTATCCCTTTCCCTGATCCCCCCCAGCCAGGTCCCCTCCACATGCACTAGGGTTGGATGAAACTGGGG
This window contains:
- the CCER2 gene encoding coiled-coil domain-containing glutamate-rich protein 2; this translates as MQAVGLSVLLLSCWHADSLPLSTQLSEEDEKVIKCITEVLADTLAKPSPVSVASDCLKILKEDERVLAMLHHHYLLKELVHEENAHHHPSRGAWHEPEEGPVGDELRKQDKSLQHSSAASETMEEKEGEARKEEYEKTEKIEEKVKEEKVSQGKDSTQVEEEAKEILEGEEEEEERKRRHEEVRRTSPKLRETQGPRASKKTGPPAKRHFSQEDSSEEELPYHHGGRHRGGLEDWEQEEEEEEEEEEEEEEEEEKRSGPAQRKGGPAKRMAEKASDEETAQFEAEEKGVKISNSKSHLRGDGQLWKEGEERHSHHHGPPGHVLKKRHHEDEAGHLKGKHWGHQEEAEEEEEEEEEEEEEEEEEEREAKKDKERELENLEQIEHALKKVAEKLRELKRG